The DNA sequence TCAGAGGCAGACTGAAATCATTTAATTGTGAGGTAAGAGTGATGACCCTAGCAGCACCAAAAGAAGCACGCCTTGTTGCGCGTGTATCTCAGGATGTGCGGGAGTTGATTAAGAGCGCTGCGGAGATATCTGGTGCTACCTTGTCTCAATTTATTGTTGATGCAGTAACTGCAAAAGCGACAATGGTAATTGAGCAG is a window from the Porticoccaceae bacterium LTM1 genome containing:
- a CDS encoding DUF1778 domain-containing protein; translation: MTLAAPKEARLVARVSQDVRELIKSAAEISGATLSQFIVDAVTAKATMVIEQARTIRLT